A DNA window from Melanotaenia boesemani isolate fMelBoe1 chromosome 6, fMelBoe1.pri, whole genome shotgun sequence contains the following coding sequences:
- the ube3d gene encoding E3 ubiquitin-protein ligase E3D produces MAEEMPAKTHGVGVFLELRKRLQSGILIVGKNVARCPADVVVTGQDSSLHIKTPRGELSLRLPAGVAFVQGSCISTPSGESGEEELHFRLRITATCGTDEDASDSVMETLRAKETYCFYCQGCTTRLLEDRVFKRVLPLPNGNWNSIVDEWCCHPDPFANKKLLPRAEDCLLGDTFVLLARDGSCEQTLSEEASAVNTVDSQEPKKTCRRLALISCASCASVLGEAVAPETLKLYITQVVVEPAVGDRKPEASLNRSLFLERTVAARLLKLSNSLSIFHFSVQTPDEKAFLLIWLLNSDSIMASVPEKCVGDERSISSPALHSPSPRAARALKLLYITCSDAGIPQKEIITSWEVNAIGHPLVLPLKVCEELLQVIDDSNSVLPDSMRCMRSYEVAYLRL; encoded by the exons ATGGCAGAGGAGATGCCAGCTAAGACACATGGAGTTGGAGTTTTCTTAGAGTTAAGGAAAAGGCTTCAGAGTGGAATTCTTATTGTCGG GAAAAATGTGGCCAGATGTCCTGCAGATGTGGTTGTGACAGGGCAAGATTCCTCCCTCCACATCAAGACTCCCAGAGGTGAGCTGAGCCTGCGATTACCTGCAGGAGTCGCCTTCGTTCAGGGATCCTGCATCTCGACGCCCTCAGGAGAATCCGGTGAAGAGGAACTGCATTTCAGACTGCGCATCACTGCCACATGCGGGACAGATGAAG ACGCCTCTGACAGCGTGATGGAAACTCTCAGAGCAAAAGAGACTTATTGCTTCTACTGCCAGGGCTGCACGACCAGGCTGCTTGAGGACAG GGTTTTTAAGCGAGTGCTTCCTCTGCCTAATGGTAACTGGAACTCTATCGTGGATGAGTGGTGTTGTCACCCCGATCCATTTGCCAACAAGAAGCTGCTGCCCCGAGCAGAGGATTGTCTATTGGGTGACACCTTTGTCCTCCTGGCCCGTGATGGCAGCTGTGAACAGACACTGAGTGAGGAAGCAAGTGCTGTTAACACAGTGGACAGTCAAGAACCAAAG AAAACCTGCCGCCGTCTGGCACTCATCTCCTGTGCAAGCTGTGCATCAGTGTTGGGAGAGGCCGTCGCACCAG AGACGCTGAAACTATACATCACACAGGTGGTGGTGGAGCCCGCTGTGGGAGATCGAAAGCCAGAAGCTTCACTGAACAG GTCTCTCTTCTTGGAGAGGACAGTAGCAGCCAGACTACTGAAGCTGTCCAACTCACTTAGCATCTTCCACTTCTCTGTTCAGACGCCTGATGAAAAAGCTTTCTTACtg ATCTGGCTGCTGAACAGCGACTCCATCATGGCCTCCGTCCCAGAGAAGTGCGTCGGGGATGAAAGGTCCATCAGCTCGCCTGCTCTTCACAGTCCATCACCCAGAGCTGCCAGAGCCCTGAAACTTCTCTACATCACCTGCTCTGACGCAGGCATCCCGCAGAAAGA gatCATTACAAGTTGGGAGGTCAATGCCATCGGGCATCCCTTGGTGCTGCCGCTGAAGGTGTGTGAGGAGCTGCTGCAAGTGATAGATGACAGCAACTCTGTGCTTCCTGACTCGATGCGTTGCATGAGGTCCTATGAG